From Leopardus geoffroyi isolate Oge1 chromosome B4, O.geoffroyi_Oge1_pat1.0, whole genome shotgun sequence, a single genomic window includes:
- the MTERF2 gene encoding transcription termination factor 2, mitochondrial has product MLWKLLIRSQPCRLCSFRKMLSAPKYRPFLACFTYTNDHQSNKENKRTVEKLYKFSVDIRKIRRLKGWVLFEDETYVEEIANVLQQLGANETAVASILERCPEAIVCSPTAVNTQRELWQLVCKNEQELVKLIEQFPESFFTVTDQETQKLNIQFFQELGLKNVVISRFLTTASNIFHNPIEKNKQMISILQESYLNLGGSEANVKVWLLKLLSQNPFILLNSSAAIKETLEFLQEQGFTNFDILQLLSKLKGFLFHLCPRSIQNSISFSKNVFKCTDHDLKQLVLKCPAILYYSVPVLEERIQGLLKEGISIAQIKETPMVLELTPQIVQYRIKKLNSLGYRIKDGHLVNLSGTKKEFEANFGKIQAKKGRPLFNPVAPLNIEE; this is encoded by the coding sequence ATGTTGTGGAAGTTGCTGATAAGATCCCAGCCCTGCAGGCTGTGTTCTTTCAGAAAGATGCTATCGGCTCCAAAATACAGACCCTTTCTAGCGTGCTTCACCTATACAAATGATCATCAgtcaaacaaagaaaataaaagaacagtggAAAAGCTCTATAAATTTTCAGTCGACATCAGGAAAATTCGCAGACTAAAAGGATGGGTACTTTTTGAGGATGAAACCTATGTTGAAGAAATTGCAAATGTTTTACAACAACTAGGTGCTAATGAAACCGCTGTAGCCAGTATTTTGGAACGCTGCCCAGAAGCAATTGTCTGCAGTCCAACGGCTGTTAACACCCAGAGAGAACTCTGGCAGTTGGTCTGCAAAAACGAGCAAGAGTTAGTCAAGTTAATAGAACAGTTTCCAGAATCTTTCTTTACGGTTACAGACCAGGAAACTCAGAAGCTGAACATTCAGTTCTTTCAAGAGTTGGGACTCAAAAATGTGGTCATTAGCAGGTTTTTGACAACTGCatctaatatttttcataatcctattgagaaaaataagcaaatgataaGTATTCTCCAAGAGAGTTACCTAAATTTAGGTGGCTCCGAGGCCAACGTGAAAGTTTGGTTACTGAAATTATTAAGCCAAAACCCATTTATTTTGCTGAATTCTTCTGCAGCTATAAAGGAAACACTAGAATTTCTCCAGGAGCAAGGTTTCACAAACTTTGATATTCTCCAGCTTCTCTCCAAACtcaaaggatttctttttcacCTTTGCCCCAGAAGTATACAGAACAGCATTTCcttctctaaaaatgtttttaaatgcacagatcatgacctgaagcaattAGTTTTGAAATGTCCTGCCATTTTATATTATTCTGTTCCAGTTTTGGAAGAGAGAATTCAGGGATTATTGAAAGAAGGAATTTCCATAGCTCAGATAAAAGAGACGCCAATGGTTCTTGAATTAACACCGCAGATAGTACAGTACaggataaagaaactgaattccCTAGGCTATAGAATAAAGGATGGACATCTGGTAAATCTAAGtggaacaaaaaaagaatttgaggctAACTTCGGCAAAATTCAGGCCAAAAAAGGAAGGCCATTGTTTAACCCTGTGGCACCATTAAACATTGAAGAGTAA
- the TMEM263 gene encoding transmembrane protein 263 isoform X1, translating into MLVVLTPRGGEGVGTHLSAPLKTQSSRVSGSVLPPSPQRRFPLVGRLPQAWEQDQGPETRVPRSLRISLRSATQATSPSTHSQSRSRRPESTPPPSVSRRELADVCPRSPNATNQGAGHRLRDPTQSGAARGGLPAWESAFLGTEPGASNYCVCFHTLSLPAFRKREFRSFCPLRNVTSP; encoded by the coding sequence ATGCTGGTGGTGCTCACCCCCAGGGGCGGAGAAGGGGTTGGGACTCACCTGTCCGCTCCGTTGAAGACACAGTCGTCCCGGGTCTCTGGCtccgtccttcctccctccccccagcgaAGGTTTCCCTTGGTGGGCCGTCTTCCCCAGGCCTGGGAACAGGATCAAGGTCCCGAGACCAGGGTCCCAAGAAGCCTGCGAATTTCCCTCAGGAGTGCCACCCAGGCCACCAGCCCCTCTACCCACAGCCAATCACGAAGCAGGAGACCtgagagcaccccccccccctccgtctCCAGACGTGAGCTCGCAGACGTATGTCCCCGGAGTCCCAACGCAACCAATCAGGGCGCAGGACACAGGTTACGTGACCCTACGCAAAGCGGGGCTGCGCGAGGAGGCCTGCCAGCGTGGGAATCAGCTTTCCTGGGAACAGAGCCAGGAGCCAGCAATTACTGCGTCTGTTTTCACACCCTTTCCTTACCAGCATTTAGGAAACGGGAGTTCCGGTCGTTTTGTCCCTTGAGGAATGTCACCAGCCCATAA